The proteins below come from a single Odocoileus virginianus isolate 20LAN1187 ecotype Illinois unplaced genomic scaffold, Ovbor_1.2 Unplaced_Scaffold_14, whole genome shotgun sequence genomic window:
- the LOC110127437 gene encoding josephin-1, whose protein sequence is MSCVPWKGDKVKSESLELPQAAPPQIYHEKQRRELCALHALNNVFQDSNAFTRETLQEIFQRLSPNTMVTPHKKSMLGNGNYDVNVIMAALQTKGYEAVWWDKRRDVGAIALTNVMGFIMNLPSSLCWGPLKLPLKRQHWICVREVGGAYYNLDSKLKMPEWIGGESELRKFLKHHLRGKNCELLLVVPEEVEAHQSWRADV, encoded by the coding sequence atgagTTGCGTGCCATGGAAAGGAGACAAGGTCAAATCTGAATCATTGGAGCTGCCCCAGGCAGCACCCCCACAAATCTACCATGAGAAACAGCGCAGGGAGCTCTGTGCTCTGCACGCCCTCAATAACGTCTTCCAGGACAGCAATGCCTTCACCCGGGAAACGCTGCAAGAGATTTTCCAGAGGTTATCTCCAAACACCATGGTGACCCCCCACAAGAAGAGCATGCTGGGAAATGGGAACTACGATGTGAACGTCATTATGGCAGCACTTCAGACCAAAGGCTATGAAGCTGTTTGGTGGGACAAGCGCAGGGATGTCGGCGCCATTGCTCTCACAAACGTTATGGGCTTCATCATGAACCTGCCCTCCAGCCTGTGCTGGGGTCCCCTGAAGCTGCCGCTCAAAAGGCAGCACTGGATCTGTGTTCGAGAGGTGGGAGGTGCCTACTACAACCTCGACTCCAAACTGAAGATGCCCGAATGGATTGGAGGCGAGAGCGAGCTCAGGAAATTTCTAAAACATCATTTGCGAGGAAAGAACTGTGAACTCCTGCTGGTGGTACCAGAAGAGGTGGAGGCCCATCAGAGTTGGAGGGCTGATGTGTGA